The Gossypium hirsutum isolate 1008001.06 chromosome D03, Gossypium_hirsutum_v2.1, whole genome shotgun sequence genomic interval ATCAACGTAGCCAACCTGTAGAAAGTAGCAGAAAATACCGATGCAATCGGAAGATGACGTGTTTTCAACAAGACAGTGTTGATCCCCTCGACCAAGTTTGTGGTCATGtggccataacgaaagccctcgtcaaaactttgaacCCACTGCCACGGCTCCATTGTGTGCAACCATTACCGGAAAGATGTGTTTGTCTgtccctccatgtcactctcaagttgGTTAATTCTTTGCCAGAAAATATGTGGCTCTAACTCGTACGCTGCATACGTATTAACAAAAAATAAGTTCTAGTAAGTCGATAACATCAAACATTACAACTTAGATTGAAAAGATAATGTTATCGTTTACCCATTGCCACGACTTGTCTCTTCCAATCTGCATTCTTATAGTCTTTATGGAAGTTTGACGCAATGTGATGaatgcagtaaacggatctctATGGTACACCGGAACGCCTAATAGCTGCAATTAAACCcttccctctatcggagatgatgcaaatgttATCGTTCCTAATAACATACCTTCGCAGATTtgtaaggaagaattcccaaaACTCCATGTTCTTCTCTTTACCTATGAtagcaaatgctatcgggagcacgtttCTGTTACCGTCTTGCGCAACTGCAAGAAGCagtatctgtgtatattttccatacaaCCAGGTTCCATCCACCTGCACAAgtggcttgcagtggggaaatgcccgCACACATGGATCGAATGTCCAGAACATCCGATAGAAAATCCTTTTTGTCGGCTGTAACTGCTCATCCGGGCCGTAATATGGACTTGTCTGCAACTCAATCACAGTCCCCGGTACGTACTCCCGCATAGCAGCTATCCAACCTTGAAGCTCGTTATACGACGAATCGTAATCCCCATACAGTTGCTCCatcgccatctgtttagctaCCCATGCCTTCCGATATGagactcgatactggaatcgtgcttgcATTTTCGCAATGAGTACCGAAACTCTAATGGTCGGCATATCCTTCACCATTAGCATGATACACGTACAAATAGTTTTCGAATCAAGTTTCCCATGATCTTCTGacatacgtgttgatgtgcatatatgaggaccaacaaattttcgtatctcccacatctgagaacttctaatgaatgcagctcgtacccaccaattgcagccttccgctgccttccaacactccccaaCATATATTGTCGGAGTAGAGACGGAGACTTTATAATCCACCGATATCTTCATGCTGTACCGTTTAATGGCATATACGCACTCTTCTTTACAGCTGAATCTCTGGCCTATGAATAACTCATCATCATCAGATGTTACGGCCAGCCCGTGAGAATgaactatttcagggtactccggaAACTCAGATACATACGCTgcgtcggggtctatgagcgacatgtgtggcctaggattattgtgtatcacaatacacCGCATCTGCTCCCCGACCGAAGAAGCGTTAATGCCTTCATCGTTGTTGACATTTTCAGCGTCAATATCATCAGGTACATTGCCCACATTGAGATCAgcgtcactatcgacctcttcatcCCAATTATCGCCACCACCTTCTTCTTCGTCGGCAccttcttcttcaccaccaaccaTGTCAACATCGGCTGTAATATTCAGGTCGATACCGATCCCACCCATAgttgattcactatcaacgtatgatattggagccaccatccgCGGTTCTTCAGCCCCGTCTTCTTCATCAGATGCATTTTGCTCCATACcgactaactcagcaaataagtgaatcggtgcattcttctcactcccattcccacagtagagatcgaccattgtctccacgccttcgtcgtctacaagttccatttcgacgaatttgaccggatttgtcgaaactggaaacttgtagaaaatttttgatatccttctcccacaacgtctatggatttttgcattaatcattgccttcatttcatcgaacgatacatttctattaaatctcattgctatttgttgccgacattcaaatacacatccaacacttgttgtcaaTATGACTctatcgaaataaacgcatacaagaaacttagcatccatcttcaatatttaatttgtcaaagaaaaaaacaaaatctcataaaaaatcTCGAACGGTAACtgaattacttaaaaaaaatttatactcaaaataatacacaaaataatacacactaaaattattaattttactaaaaataataactaactaactaactataataatactagttttttactaactagtttattttcgtaaataaaaataataaataaccataataataatactagttttcTGCTAACAATAATATTACTAAGTTACATCTTAATACATTAATAACATCTTAatactaacaacaacaacaacaacaacaacaacaacaacaataataataataataataataataatactaactaatactattattttgagttttattaatcttaataactaaactaaaacaaaaaatattataaaatatacaaaataataacaacaatataatcaattatttttaaaaaaataccttcATTTTctcctcattttctcttcttttctgcgccaactcttcttcttttttttcttttgatttttctctcttcaGCTGGACAGAGGTCGTATTTATAATACGAGTGGTGCCGCCAATTAgtatggcaccattggtgccgccaatggcattggcaccattggtgccgccaatggttttggcacctttggtgccgccaatccCATTGGCGTGACCAGTTAATTGTCACATCGATCTGAttttttttgcaggttttttttggtttttttgatatattttggtaaataatttttttatatattttaataaataaataaaattataatattttggtaaatttttatttttttataatattattgtaaaaaaccctaaaataaacaTAAACCCAGCCAAACAACAATGGACATTGCTTATTAATATTGCGTCACATTTGTTTAGAGTTAATTGCATTACACTATGACTCTCGTACAATTTAACCCGAAAATTAACGTCACAGCCCATTCAAACTCACCCTTAGATCTGACTCAAAAATTAACTCTAAAAATAAgattgaaattataatatattatttttaatatcttaTAAAAACACATGTCAgtgttttttttgtaattttttattataataaaaaaatataattattttttaatatctaaaattGTACTTATTTATTTGTTGTAATTAAGTCCTTTTGGCGTTTGCGTTCATGGATCTTGGTTTGTTATATAAATCAAGAAACAAAATCCAACCATTTTCGTAATTACTGCTTTTGCATTTCGAACTTCTTCTCTTTCAATAAATTTTTACAACGGAGATGGTCCCAATCAATACGGTCCGACCGTTGAtttcttgttcttcttcttcttccggTTTCGATACCGGACCGTCGGCACCGGTTCCCAAAGTTGGATTCGTTAAGTTACCAAGGTCGAACGGCGGTAACCATGCCAGGTTGAGCTTCGTTCAGGCGACGGAGGAATCCACCGTTGCGACGACGAATGGTCGTGTTGCTGCAGTTTCCGGTACCTTCtttatataatattcatggtgatcaagtgtttaattttcaaatattttttggGTCAAGATTCTGGTTTGAGGTTCtatctctttttgtttttttttctcacaTCTCTGGAATCGGATTGAATTTTGACTATACTTTTTTCTTCAAAGAATATTGaaaattcttttattctttcactaacttttgtctttctttttgaGTTTTGGTGTATAAGAGACGGCCTTTTAGGCACTGCCAAATGTAGTATCTTCAgctgtccttttttttttttggggggggggggcggTTTAGGCAAGTTTATtctcataaaaaaaagaaatcatgAAGGTGGCGGAAGGGCCAATTAGCTTGATTTTTTGACGTTAATTGCAAACTTAATTGGGTCCTCCACTTGAAAACTTAATTGGTTTGACTTTGTTCTTTTTATACAGTGGCTGCACCAGAAATCCCTTTTTTAAATGATGATTATCCATGAAAATTTGGCTTGATTGATAGGTTCCCCAACCTATATTGATGAAGGACTCTACATTGTAAATAGGCTCAATGAAGATTATTTGTGGTTAAATCTTAAGATGACTTATTGTGGAAAAACAGAGCAGCTAAACCCATATTTAGACCATCCATTTGCTTCTGTTTGTACCTTTCATGGTCTTAAGCAAGGTCATAATATGGCCTATTTTTATAACCAAGATTGTTGTTTGTTTAATGGACAAGTTGGGAATGATAAAGTTGAGCTTGGGGGCACCGTTAGAGTATGCCCTGCTTATATgagcaaaattttcttttatggtGGTGTTACTTAGAGAGTTCCATAGCCTTGAAGTCATCAACTTTCCACTCTGCATAAGATTGGCCTTTAAAAGCACAAATGTAATGAAATGGTTGGGTTGggattcaaaatcacattttttctAGATTGAGATGAAGGTTTAAAGACCAATCACAACATGTTGTTTGAAGGACTgaatctataaatattaaaacaaaaaaaagaaagttattgGTAAAGCAAAGCCTTTGCTTTATACCGGCTTCTTTTTTATTTGTGATGATAGTACCTATAATTAATTTAACTGCTGAATTTTTAAACATCAGCCTTTTTCATATTTGACTGTTTATTAGCTTTAGGTGCTGatcttttatttttggttaaatggcTTTCTTAATTTGGGAGATTGTGTTCTTAACTTATGGAATAAGTTAGTGGaattttttctcaaatatttatatttgatacatatattcatatatgaGTATGTTGATATGATTCTCTCAATGTATGGAGTAACTTAAAAAACTGAGCATGCTCTGTTGTACATATAGCCGAATCCAGGTAACATAGGTGTGAAGTCGTGATTTCTTTGGATATGGTTTCTTTCCGGTTGGATTTTCTTAGGGTTCTGATTCCAAACGTGTAACTAGGTGAAAATGCCCATCAGATGGCCACTAATGGAAAGGCAGGTAACATAGTATGGCACAAAAGTTCAGTTGATAAAGTTCATCGTCAAGAGTTACTTCAGCAAAAGGGTTGTGTCATATGGATTACGGGTCTCAGTGGTTCAGGTTGGATTAagtaatttatattgtttttttctCATTTATGCTAATCTTCTTTCTATTAacttatttcttgttttttgCTATCTATTGAGCGTATAAGATGGCTTTATGAGCTTATGATATGCTTTAGTAGTCTCTTTTATGTGctaaaacaacaaaagaaaagtTTCCGAAAACTGAACCACTGGTCTTTTAGTTGTGGAGGGACTTGTAAATTCAAAACCAAGAACTTGGATCAACATAACTGACATTTCAGAGGGCCTTCTTTGTGACTATCATGCTTTTATGCCATTATGGTGCTACCTCTCTCTCACCGTGGTCTACGAATTCAGGAAAGAGCACATTGGCATGCGCGCTGTGCCATGCCTTGTATTCAAAGGGAAAGTTGACTTACATCCTTGATGGTGATAATGTTCGGCATGGCCTAAACCGTGACCTTACTTTTAAAGCTGAAGATCGTGCAGAGAACATTAGAAGGATTGGTAAATGATGATTGATTCCTCGTCAGTCATTTTATCAGTTTCATTCTCTTCTT includes:
- the LOC107932599 gene encoding adenylyl-sulfate kinase 3; this translates as MVPINTVRPLISCSSSSSGFDTGPSAPVPKVGFVKLPRSNGGNHARLSFVQATEESTVATTNGRVAAVSGENAHQMATNGKAGNIVWHKSSVDKVHRQELLQQKGCVIWITGLSGSGKSTLACALCHALYSKGKLTYILDGDNVRHGLNRDLTFKAEDRAENIRRIGEVAKLFVDAGVICIVSVISPYRRDRDACRALVPDGDFIEVFMDVPIEICEARDPKGLYKLARAGKIKGFTGIDDPYEPPLNCELALPPKGNSCASPCEMAETVISYLEEKGYLHA